From one Oncorhynchus clarkii lewisi isolate Uvic-CL-2024 chromosome 6, UVic_Ocla_1.0, whole genome shotgun sequence genomic stretch:
- the LOC139412184 gene encoding meiosis-specific nuclear structural protein 1 — protein MKKIITFLPGKTYKSTRGLQQLHAMMASMSQWRNMKHSQQQRVISEFRRQEEQREDQTKRITKDRQMQANLMSEERLENKRYLRKVQDELHESQIEDALIKAEEVRIYKEKQLQQEERMAQELARISYEKLRDEKMRQYIKENSVELRELEGQLKSAYLNRERAAQIAEKESMRYETVRQEADIARKMKSEHERASMEQEKQEHKRYEEVVQYQQELEQQLEEKEHKRQEAYEEFLKEKLMVDEIVRKIYEEDQMERQLRLEKITATQRYIEEFKSQQTEWRLMEREKMEAENRRILEFASYQQHKEKSRMEKVREREQAKEHLHQMLTEKIEMERQQRDEMERVREELCLEEQAEAARQKQIEDMEKRIRQRLELQQTCQEQIAFKEMRRQAEKVEEEAFRQMMMAKFAEDDRIEQMNAQKRRMKQLEHKRAVEKLLEDRRQQYLADKEREAEERAMEQERETLRRQIIEEERQSLLKLHATKLLGYLPKGIFREDDLEHFDEDFRSNFQKRQADIFNEEGWGDDE, from the exons ATGAAGAAGATTATTACATTTCTGCCTGGTAAAACATACAAATCAACGAGAGGCTTGCAACAGCTCCACGCAATGATG GCTTCAATGAGCCAGTGGCGCAACATGAAGCACAGTCAGCAGCAGAGGGTGATCTCGGAATTTCGACGGCAGGAGGAGCAACGAGAAGACCAGACAAAACGCATCACTAAGGACAGACAAATGCAAGCCAATCTAATGAGTgaggagagacttgaaaataagCGATACCTACGCAAGGTGCAAGACGAGCTGCACGAAAGCCAAATTGAGGATGCTCTCATCAAG GCAGAGGAGGTGAGAATATACAAGGAAAAGCAACTGCAACAAGAGGAGAGAATGGCACAAGAACTGGCCCGCATCAGCTATGAAAAGCTTAGAGATGAAAAAATGAGGCAATATATAAAAGAGAACAG TGTTGAACTCCGTGAGTTGGAGGGGCAGCTCAAGTCTGCATACCTAAACCGGGAGAGGGCCGCACAGATTGCTGAAAAGGAGTCTATGAGATATGAGACAGTG CGTCAGGAGGCTGATATTGCTCGTAAGATGAAGAGCGAGCATGAGCGGGCCTCTATGGAGCAGGAGAAGCAAGAACATAAGCGCTACGAGGAGGTGGTGCAGTACCAGCAGGAGCTGGAACAGCAGCTGGAGGAGAAAGAGCACAAGAGACAGGAGGCTTATGAGGAGTTCCTCAAGGAGAAACTCATGGTTGACGAAATCGTCAGGAAGATCTATGAGGAGGATCAAAT GGAGAGGCAGTTAAGACTGGAAAAGATAACAGCCACTCAAAGGTACATAGAGGAGTTCAAGAGCCAGCAGACTGAGTGGAGACTGATGGAGCGGGAGAAGATGGAGGCTGAGAACAGACGCATCCTGGAATTTGCCAGTTACCAGCAGCATAAGGAAAAGAGCAGAATGGAGAAAGTCAGAGAACGAGAGCAGGCAAAAGAACATCTTCACCAGATG CTCACTGAGAAGATTGAAATGGAGAGGCAGCAGCGTGACGAGATGGAGCGTGTTCGTGAAGAGCTTTGTCTGGAGGAGCAAGCCGAGGCTGCAAGGCAGAAACAaatc GAAGATATGGAGAAGAGAATCAGACAGAGGCTGGAGTTGCAGCAGACCTGCCAAGAGCAAATAGCCTTCAAGGAAATGCGGAGGCAGGctgagaaggtggaggaggaggccttCAGGCAGATGATGATGGCCAAGTTTGCTGAGGACGACCGCATAGAGCAGATGAATGCCCAGAAACGTCGCATGAAGCAGCTTGAGCACAAGAGGGCTGTGGAGAAACTGCTGGAGgacaggagacagcagtacctggCTGACAAG GAACGTGAGGCTGAAGAAAGAGCAAtggaacaggagagggagacacTGCGTCGACAGATCATTGAGGAGGAAAGGCAAAGCCTTCTCAAACTCCATGCCACAAAACTTCTGGGCTATCTACCTAAG GGCATATTCCGGGAAGATGACCTTGAACACTTTGATGAGGACTTCagaagcaatttccaaaagcgACAGGCTGACATCTTTAATGAAGAGGGCTGGGGAGATGATGAATAA